Proteins encoded in a region of the Anopheles ziemanni chromosome 2, idAnoZiCoDA_A2_x.2, whole genome shotgun sequence genome:
- the LOC131286001 gene encoding solute carrier family 35 member F5 gives MKGGKMLNKAQKLVLGIVLLVLVDIIWVSSSELTKFLYENENYDKPFFCTYFKASMFTIYLIVLGLIAPWKESCTRNGNYSLMETIEEDEGYYANGTSSLSDSSFVPIKADSQVSGTESDDSSIRSVRFSKVAEVREMSPHEASEALMSRLSYAASLRVHRQKSHHKTARTALLFCVLWFIANYMFQLALEPSETAMVTLLSSSSSFFTLILAAMFPSSCGDKFTFSKFFAVLLSISGAVMVSLSELDQPKMSRGIVLALLSAFFYASYLVLVKRKSDTEEKISIPLFFGFVGLWNLLLLWPLLFVLNFSQLEVFELPSRRQFVVLFLNGLIGTVLSEALWLWGCFLTSSLIGTVAISLQIPLAMVFDMVLHGKTYPLLFYLGSLPMFLSLVLVAFLVKFDDCDPLLKFGKLMYRRLWHCRKANVIRIPDLEEQHESLIDGSHDN, from the exons AtgaagggtggaaaaatgttaaataagGCACAAAAACTAGTGCTCGGAATAGTGTTACTGGTGCTGGTCGATATAATATGGGTCTCATCGAGCGAACTAACCAAG TTTCTCtacgaaaatgaaaactacGATAAGCCCTTTTTCTGCACGTACTTCAAGGCGTCGATGTTCACCATTTACTTGATAGTACTCGGTTTAATTGCACCCTGGAAGGAAAGCTGCACCCGGAATGGAAACTATTCG CTGATGGAAACAATCGAAGAGGACGAAGGATACTACGCCAATGGGACGTCCAGTTTG AGTGATTCATCGTTCGTGCCCATCAAAGCGGACTCGCAGGTGTCCGGTACGGAGAGCGACGATTCCAGCATTCGCAGCGTGCGCTTCAGCAAGGTGGCCGAAGTACGCGAAATGTCACCGCACGAAGCATCCGAGGCCCTCATGTCGAGACTGTCGTACGCGGCAAGCTTACGAGTGCACCGACAAAAGTCCCACCACAAAACGGCACGCACGGCATTGCTCTTCTGTGTGCTG TGGTTTATTGCCAACTATATGTTTCAGCTCGCGTTGGAACCAAGCGAGACGGCAATGGTAACGCTGCTCAGTTCCAGCTCGAGTTTTTTCACGCTCATTCTGGCCGCAATGTTTCCTTCATCCTGTGGGGACAAATTTACCTTCTCCAAGTTTTTCGCCGTTTTGCTGAGCATCTCCGGAGCG GTGATGGTCTCGCTGTCGGAGCTGGATCAACCAAAAATGTCCCGCGGGATTGTCCTCGCACTGCTGAGTGCATTTTTCTACGCGTCCTATCTGGTGCTAGTCAAACGTAAGAGCGACACCGAGGAGAAGATCAGCATTCCgttgtttttcggtttcgtCGGGCTGTGGAACTTGCTGCTTCTGTGGCCACTGCTTTTTGTGCTAAATTTTTCGCAGCTCGAAGTGTTCGAGCTTCCATCGAGACGTCAATTTGTGGTCCTGTTTCTAAACGGGCTCATCGGAACGGTGCTATCGGAGGCTCTCTGGCTGTG GGGTTGCTTCCTTACTTCATCCCTTATCGGAACGGTGGCGATTTCGCTGCAAATACCCCTGGCCATGGTGTTCGATATGGTGCTGCATGGTAAGACCTACCCGCTGCTGTTCTATCTCGGTTCGCTCCCGATGTTCCTCtcgttggtgttggtggccTTTTTGGTAAAGTTCGACGACTGTGATCCGCTCCTCAAGTTTGGCAAGCTAATGTACCGACGGTTGTGGCACTGCCGGAAGGCAAACGTCATCCGGATACCGGACCTTGAGGAGCAGCACGAATCGCTGATCGACGGTAGTCATGATAACTAA